The following proteins are co-located in the Vigna unguiculata cultivar IT97K-499-35 chromosome 9, ASM411807v1, whole genome shotgun sequence genome:
- the LOC114162232 gene encoding cytokinin dehydrogenase 3-like, with product MVAENHPSPTYFILLLITITRLISTVGKTSQWKAVLPAELAGVDEDVFDKLRGDSEALQGRASKDYGNIAREVPLAVFHPASAQDIARLIKASYRGAVPFKVAARGQGHSTRGQAMARGGVVVDMAGFRERGSGVGIRVGNTVDPSVGYFHYADVGGEQLWIDVLHATLEHGLAPLSWTDYLYLTVGGTLSNAGISGQTFRYGPQISTVRELDVITGKGESVTCSSQTNSELFHGVLGGLGQFGIITRARIALAPAPKRVKWVRLLYSDFSAFTKDQEQLISITGRKQNIIGLDYVEGSLLMHQGPINNWRSSFFPLADHGRIISQVTQHRVLYCLEVAKYYDGQSENNVDKELQVLLHGLSYIPGFYYEKDVSYVEFLNRVRSGELKLQSQGLWDVPHPWLNLFIPKSQIMDFDSGVFKNIILKRNITTGPVLVYPMNRNKWDNRMSASIPDEDIFYTVGFLHSSGFDNWKEYDTQNKEIVQFCNDAGIKIKQYLPHYRTQEDWTNHFGPKWRTFVERKHQFDPRMILSPGQRIFNN from the exons ATGGTAGCTGAGAACCACCCTTCTCCCACATACTTCATCCTCCTGCTCATAACCATCACGCGTTTGATCTCCACTGTCGGAAAAACCTCCCAATGGAAGGCTGTTTTACCTGCCGAGCTTGCCGGGGTAGACGAGGATGTCTTCGACAAGCTCCGAGGAGACTCCGAAGCTCTTCAGGGAAGAGCTTCCAAGGACTACGGCAACATAGCGCGGGAAGTCCCACTGGCGGTGTTCCACCCGGCGTCGGCGCAGGACATCGCGCGGCTGATCAAGGCGTCGTACAGGGGCGCTGTCCCCTTCAAGGTGGCGGCGAGGGGACAAGGGCACTCCACGCGGGGGCAGGCGATGGCACGTGGCGGCGTGGTGGTGGACATGGCAGGGTTCAGAGAGAGGGGCAGTGGGGTGGGGATAAGGGTGGGCAACACGGTGGACCCTTCGGTTGGTTACTTTCACTACGCTGATGTCGGAGGGGAACAACTTTGGATCGATGTTCTTCACGCCACGCTCGAGCATGGACTTGCACCTCTCTCTTGGACCGATTACCTCTACTTGACAGTCGGAGGAACTCTCTCCAATGCCGGCATCAGTGGCCAAACCTTCCGCTATGGTcctcaaatctccaccgttcgtGAACTCGATGTCATCACTG GAAAGGGAGAATCTGTGACCTGCTCCTCTCAGACAAATTCGGAGTTGTTTCACGGTGTTCTTGGAGGTTTAGGACAATTTGGAATTATAACAAGGGCAAGAATTGCTCTTGCGCCAGCTCCCAAGAGG GTTAAATGGGTTAGACTTTTGTACAGCGACTTTTCTGCTTTTACCAAAGACCAAGAACAATTAATCTCAATCACTGGAAGGAAACAAAACATTATTGGTCTGGATTATGTGGAAGGATCGTTGCTAATGCACCAAGGGCCCATAAATAATTGGAGATCTTCTTTCTTCCCTTTAGCCGACCATGGTCGAATAATTTCACAAGTAACTCAACACAGAGTCCTCTATTGCCTAGAAGTTGCCAAATATTATGATGGCCAAAGTGAAAACAATGTGGACAAG GAACTCCAAGTTTTACTCCATGGATTGAGCTACATCCCTGGATTTTACTACGAAAAAGACGTCTCGTACGTTGAGTTCTTGAACAGAGTCCGAAGTGGAGAGTTGAAGCTACAGTCACAAGGACTGTGGGATGTTCCTCACCCTTGGCTCAATTTGTTCATACCCAAATCTCAAATCATGGATTTTGACTCGGGCGTGTTCAAGAACATCATCCTTAAACGAAACATCACCACAGGACCTGTCTTGGTTTATCCCATGAACAGAAACAA GTGGGACAATAGGATGTCAGCATCAATACCAGACGAGGATATCTTCTACACAGTTGGGTTTTTGCATTCAAGTGGGTTTGATAATTGGAAAGAGTATGATactcaaaataaagaaattgtgCAGTTTTGTAATGATGCTGGGATCAAGATTAAGCAATATCTTCCCCACTACCGCACACAAGAAGATTGGACAAACCATTTTGGCCCTAAATGGAGGACTTTTGTAGAAAGAAAACACCAGTTTGATCCAAGAATGATTCTATCACCTGGACAAAGAATCTTTAACAATTAA